One Miscanthus floridulus cultivar M001 chromosome 11, ASM1932011v1, whole genome shotgun sequence DNA window includes the following coding sequences:
- the LOC136493939 gene encoding protein SRC2-like: protein MVRASLLAVRSALAVGATAATQHDGTPLGPVAIVFLAVAATVAVAAIAAFGCAQGAKKPRRQNNNNNAYYYGQGYPPPPAGAYGYPAQQPPPGYAYPPQQRPGRSGLGSGAAGLAVGAVGGLAAGAIIGSALDSGGGGCGGGGGCGGGGCGGGGCGGGCGG, encoded by the coding sequence ATGGTGCGGGCGAGTCTTCTCGCCGTTCGGTCAGCGCTAGCAGTCGGCGCTACCGCGGCCACGCAACACGACGGCACCCCACTCGGTCCCGTGGCGATCGTGTTCCTCGCGGTGGCCGCGACGGTGGCCGTGGCGGCCATCGCGGCGTTCGGGTGCGCGCAGGGCGCCAAGAAGCCGCGCCGgcagaacaacaacaacaacgcgTACTACTACGGCCAGGGCTACCCGCCGCCGCCCGCGGGCGCGTACGGCTACCCCGCGCAGCAGCCGCCCCCCGGGTACGCGTACCCGCCGCAGCAGAGGCCCGGCCGCAGCGGGCTCGGATCGGGGGCCGCGGGGCTCGCCGTCGGCGCCGTCGGAGGGCTGGCCGCCGGCGCGATCATCGGCTCGGCGCTCGATTCTGGCGGCGGAGGCTGTGGAGGCGGCGGTGGTtgcggaggaggcggctgcggtGGCGGTGGTTGTGGCGGCGGCTGCGGTGGTTGA
- the LOC136492623 gene encoding G-type lectin S-receptor-like serine/threonine-protein kinase SD2-5 isoform X1 has protein sequence MGNTAVAVTSSVAGTATVVVMIALIRRCRVVRKKMMKKIVKKVLEERDRKDRQAQSCIAVEDVVVEIGPVEKFLNEILNEKPMRFSSEQLAVYTKNYSCELGSGGYGVVYKGELPNGLLVAAKVLKVSMNKKVQEAFMAEIGTIGRTYHVHLVRLYGFCFDANTKALVYEFLENGSLEKYLYGDEGSTSTRLEWGTLHSIAVGTAKGIRYLHEECQQRIVHYDIKPANILLTANYTPKVADFGLARLGERENTHMSLTGGGRGTPGYAAPELWMALPASEKCDVYSFGMVLFEILGRRRNYDPGHGESKEWFPRWAWEKYEQGEIEDVVSCDGIVGEADREKAEMMCKVALWCVQFQPSARPTMSSVVRMLEGEMAIVPPVNPFHYIMESSGGSTSSGLWSGTYQSSRDTTARDSELSISPAAKSTGAMIEEVERTLASVLTKQSS, from the exons ATGGGGAATACAGCAGTTGCAGTCA CATCTTCAGTCGCGGGAACTGCGACAGTGGTAGTAATGATCGCCCTCATCAGAAGATGCCGCGtcgtgaggaagaagatgatgaagaaaatcgtAAAGAAAGTATTGGAGGAGCGTGACCGAAAAGACCGCCAGGCTCAGTCCTGCATCGCCGTGGAAGATGTGGTGGTCGAAATCGGCCCCGTGGAGAAGTTCCTCAACGAGATCCTCAACGAGAAGCCGATGCGTTTCAGCTCCGAGCAGCTGGCGGTCTACACCAAGAACTACTCGTGCGAACTAGGGTCCGGAGGCTACGGCGTGGTCTACAAGGGTGAGCTGCCGAACGGCCTGCTGGTGGCCGCGAAGGTCCTGAAGGTGTCTATGAACAAGAAAGTGCAGGAGGCGTTCATGGCGGAGATCGGCACCATCGGACGTACCTACCACGTGCACCTCGTGCGGCTCTATGGTTTCTGCTTCGACGCGAACACCAAGGCGCTGGTGTACGAGTTCTTGGAGAATGGCTCACTCGAGAAGTACCTTTACGGCGACGAGGGCAGCACAAGCACAAGGCTGGAATGGGGGACGCTGCACAGCATCGCCGTCGGCACGGCGAAGGGGATCAGGTACCTGCACGAGGAGTGCCAGCAGCGGATCGTGCACTACGACATCAAGCCGGCGAACATTCTTCTCACGGCCAACTACACCCCGAAGGTGGCCGACTTCGGGCTCGCACGGCTGGGCGAGCGCGAGAACACGCACATGTCGCTgaccggcggcggccgcgggaCGCCCGGGTACGCGGCGCCGGAGCTGTGGATGGCGCTGCCGGCGTCGGAGAAGtgcgacgtgtacagcttcgggATGGTGCTGTTCGAGATCCTGGGGCGGCGCCGGAACTACGACCCCGGCCACGGCGAAAGCAAGGAGTGGTTCCCGAGGTGGGCGTGGGAGAAGTACGAGCAGGGGGAGATCGAGGACGTCGTGTCCTGCGACGGGATCGTCGGAGAGGCGGACAGAGAGAAGGCGGAGATGATGTGCAAGGTGGCGTTGTGGTGCGTGCAGTTTCAGCCGTCGGCACGGCCGACGATGAGCAGCGTGGTGCGGATGCTGGAGGGTGAGATGGCCATTGTCCCGCCCGTGAACCCCTTCCATTATATCATGGAAAGCAGCGGTGGCTCAACTAGCTCGGGATTGTGGAGCGGCACATACCAGAGCAGTAGAGACACCACTGCTAGAGACAGTGAGCTATCCATCAGCCCAGCTGCCAAGTCGACTGGCGCCATGATTGAAGAGGTTGAGCGGACTCTTGCGTCAGTGTTGACAAAACAGAGCTCGTAG
- the LOC136492623 gene encoding G-type lectin S-receptor-like serine/threonine-protein kinase SD2-5 isoform X2, protein MIALIRRCRVVRKKMMKKIVKKVLEERDRKDRQAQSCIAVEDVVVEIGPVEKFLNEILNEKPMRFSSEQLAVYTKNYSCELGSGGYGVVYKGELPNGLLVAAKVLKVSMNKKVQEAFMAEIGTIGRTYHVHLVRLYGFCFDANTKALVYEFLENGSLEKYLYGDEGSTSTRLEWGTLHSIAVGTAKGIRYLHEECQQRIVHYDIKPANILLTANYTPKVADFGLARLGERENTHMSLTGGGRGTPGYAAPELWMALPASEKCDVYSFGMVLFEILGRRRNYDPGHGESKEWFPRWAWEKYEQGEIEDVVSCDGIVGEADREKAEMMCKVALWCVQFQPSARPTMSSVVRMLEGEMAIVPPVNPFHYIMESSGGSTSSGLWSGTYQSSRDTTARDSELSISPAAKSTGAMIEEVERTLASVLTKQSS, encoded by the coding sequence ATGATCGCCCTCATCAGAAGATGCCGCGtcgtgaggaagaagatgatgaagaaaatcgtAAAGAAAGTATTGGAGGAGCGTGACCGAAAAGACCGCCAGGCTCAGTCCTGCATCGCCGTGGAAGATGTGGTGGTCGAAATCGGCCCCGTGGAGAAGTTCCTCAACGAGATCCTCAACGAGAAGCCGATGCGTTTCAGCTCCGAGCAGCTGGCGGTCTACACCAAGAACTACTCGTGCGAACTAGGGTCCGGAGGCTACGGCGTGGTCTACAAGGGTGAGCTGCCGAACGGCCTGCTGGTGGCCGCGAAGGTCCTGAAGGTGTCTATGAACAAGAAAGTGCAGGAGGCGTTCATGGCGGAGATCGGCACCATCGGACGTACCTACCACGTGCACCTCGTGCGGCTCTATGGTTTCTGCTTCGACGCGAACACCAAGGCGCTGGTGTACGAGTTCTTGGAGAATGGCTCACTCGAGAAGTACCTTTACGGCGACGAGGGCAGCACAAGCACAAGGCTGGAATGGGGGACGCTGCACAGCATCGCCGTCGGCACGGCGAAGGGGATCAGGTACCTGCACGAGGAGTGCCAGCAGCGGATCGTGCACTACGACATCAAGCCGGCGAACATTCTTCTCACGGCCAACTACACCCCGAAGGTGGCCGACTTCGGGCTCGCACGGCTGGGCGAGCGCGAGAACACGCACATGTCGCTgaccggcggcggccgcgggaCGCCCGGGTACGCGGCGCCGGAGCTGTGGATGGCGCTGCCGGCGTCGGAGAAGtgcgacgtgtacagcttcgggATGGTGCTGTTCGAGATCCTGGGGCGGCGCCGGAACTACGACCCCGGCCACGGCGAAAGCAAGGAGTGGTTCCCGAGGTGGGCGTGGGAGAAGTACGAGCAGGGGGAGATCGAGGACGTCGTGTCCTGCGACGGGATCGTCGGAGAGGCGGACAGAGAGAAGGCGGAGATGATGTGCAAGGTGGCGTTGTGGTGCGTGCAGTTTCAGCCGTCGGCACGGCCGACGATGAGCAGCGTGGTGCGGATGCTGGAGGGTGAGATGGCCATTGTCCCGCCCGTGAACCCCTTCCATTATATCATGGAAAGCAGCGGTGGCTCAACTAGCTCGGGATTGTGGAGCGGCACATACCAGAGCAGTAGAGACACCACTGCTAGAGACAGTGAGCTATCCATCAGCCCAGCTGCCAAGTCGACTGGCGCCATGATTGAAGAGGTTGAGCGGACTCTTGCGTCAGTGTTGACAAAACAGAGCTCGTAG